The following are encoded in a window of Danio aesculapii chromosome 12, fDanAes4.1, whole genome shotgun sequence genomic DNA:
- the sost gene encoding LOW QUALITY PROTEIN: sclerostin (The sequence of the model RefSeq protein was modified relative to this genomic sequence to represent the inferred CDS: deleted 1 base in 1 codon) has protein sequence MGENILGMDGLQILFQALVPAVVLLVSSSCALLLCRSCRPLPILQVSLALVHCGARLLLLLLLLQECFTAAHGWRPLKNDATEIIPEYTEDTNKPEEQIQLSDNNTMNRAKNGGRRSSANSRTYGASELSCRELRSTRYVTDGSCRSVKPVKELVCSGQCLPAHLMPNSILRGKWWRSSSSDYRCIPAHSRTQRIQLQCPNGPNRTYKIRVVTSCKCKRYTRQHNQSDVKESSKKPRRNKKHRSKVPSINSNSY, from the exons ATGGGAGAGAACATTCTTGGAATGGATGGGCTTCAGATCCTCTTCCAAGCACTTGTGCCCGCAGTGGTGTTGCTCGTTTCATCTTCCTGCGCTCTGCTGTTGTGTCGTTCCTGCAGGCCTTTGCCAA TATTGCAGGTGTCTCTGGCGCTCGTGCACTGC GGCGCGcggctgttgctgctgctgctgctgcttcaggAATGTTTCACAGCTGCGCACGGATGGAGGCCTTTAAAAAATGATGCCACAGAAATTATACCAGAATACACGGAGGACACAAACAAACCCGAGGAGCAGATACAACTGTCTGACAATAACACAATGAACCGGGCGAAAAACGGTGGAAGGCGGTCGTCAGCAAACTCACGGACTTATG GAGCCTCAGAACTCAGCTGTCGGGAGTTGCGTTCGACTCGCTATGTTACCGATGGATCTTGCCGCAGCGTCAAACCCGTGAAGGAACTTGTGTGTTCTGGTCAGTGCCTTCCAGCTCACCTGATGCCAAACTCAATTCTACGGGGAAAATGGTGGAGAAGCAGTTCCTCCGATTACCGTTGCATCCCTGCTCACTCTCGCACCCAGCGGATACAGCTCCAGTGTCCAAACGGACCAAATCGGACATACAAAATCAGAGTTGTCACATCTTGCAAGTGCAAACGCTACACTCGACAACACAACCAATCGGATGTCAAAGAGTCATCCAAGAAACCACGGCGCAATAAGAAGCACCGCAGCAAAGTGCCGTCCATCAACAGCAATTCATACTGA